Proteins from one Nodosilinea sp. PGN35 genomic window:
- a CDS encoding DUF4278 domain-containing protein, protein MKLTYRGISYDAPSHPAPKLGETIDTGHYRGAPVGFSALAELPVQPANDLTWRGVPYRTGIAAPAAIAPVVIAAELPAVAASLAAPTVESAPAPINISDLARNLFIRRHQRSRRREQGMMVRLAAEVGLPVEDAAHYESHIQGKMPHDFSGYDRGSSAMS, encoded by the coding sequence ATGAAACTCACCTATCGCGGCATTAGCTACGACGCTCCATCCCACCCCGCGCCCAAACTGGGCGAAACTATCGATACCGGGCACTATCGCGGTGCTCCCGTTGGGTTTTCTGCCTTGGCCGAGCTGCCCGTTCAGCCCGCTAACGATTTGACCTGGCGCGGCGTGCCTTACCGCACGGGCATTGCGGCTCCTGCTGCCATTGCCCCGGTGGTCATCGCCGCAGAGCTGCCGGCTGTGGCAGCTAGTCTGGCTGCTCCAACGGTGGAGTCTGCCCCAGCGCCCATCAACATCTCTGACCTGGCCCGCAACCTGTTTATTCGTCGTCACCAGCGCAGTCGGCGGCGCGAGCAGGGCATGATGGTACGCCTGGCAGCGGAGGTTGGCCTTCCTGTAGAAGACGCGGCCCACTACGAAAGCCACATTCAAGGCAAAATGCCCCACGATTTCTCCGGCTACGATCGCGGTTCATCAGCCATGAGCTAG
- the hydA gene encoding dihydropyrimidinase, translating to MTSVLIQGGRIVTAVDDYQGDILIQDGRIEAIGRQLSVDNAECHDAAGLLVLPGGIDAHVHMETPMGNDVYTCDTFETGTRSAAFGGTTTIIDFAQQFHNDSPKAALDRRLAAAQPQCCVDYAFHVILTDINPGSLAELPDLINQDGVSSFKLYMAYPGVLMVDDAAIFKTMRRTGDHGGMVNLHAENGVVIQALIEEALEQGNTSPKYHQLTRPRLMEGEAAHRVIRIAELAEVPVYIVHLSAKEALEAVVEARDRGIHAFAETCPHYLFLDESEYDAPGFEAAKYVMTPPLRDHDCQHALWRGLRFDDLQLVATDHCPFCMNENPLGILKSKQFGRDNFNRIPNGAPGVELRLTLLYDGGVRAGRINLNRFVQLTATAPAKMFGLFPRKGTIAVGSDADLVLFDPNETHTLSASTHHSLVDYSLFEGREVTGKVKKVFLRGQCIVDGDEWLGRSGMGEYLPRGASGRVL from the coding sequence ATGACATCAGTGTTGATTCAGGGTGGTCGCATTGTCACGGCGGTAGACGACTACCAGGGTGACATTCTCATTCAAGATGGCCGCATTGAGGCGATTGGCCGCCAGCTCTCGGTAGACAATGCCGAATGCCACGATGCCGCCGGGTTGCTCGTCTTGCCCGGCGGCATTGACGCCCATGTGCACATGGAAACCCCCATGGGCAACGATGTCTACACCTGCGACACCTTTGAGACGGGCACTCGCTCGGCGGCCTTTGGGGGCACCACCACGATCATTGACTTTGCCCAGCAGTTCCACAACGACAGCCCTAAGGCCGCTTTAGATAGACGATTGGCTGCCGCCCAGCCCCAGTGCTGCGTTGACTACGCCTTTCACGTCATTCTCACCGATATCAACCCCGGCTCTTTGGCGGAGCTGCCCGACCTGATCAACCAGGATGGGGTGTCTAGCTTCAAGCTCTACATGGCCTACCCCGGCGTGCTGATGGTGGACGATGCCGCTATCTTTAAAACCATGCGCCGCACGGGCGACCACGGCGGCATGGTCAACCTCCACGCTGAGAATGGGGTGGTGATTCAAGCGCTGATCGAAGAAGCGCTGGAGCAGGGCAACACGTCGCCCAAGTACCACCAGCTCACCCGCCCCCGGCTGATGGAGGGGGAGGCGGCCCACCGGGTGATTCGCATTGCGGAGCTGGCGGAGGTGCCAGTTTACATTGTGCACCTGTCGGCGAAGGAGGCCCTGGAGGCGGTGGTGGAGGCGCGCGATCGCGGCATCCACGCCTTTGCTGAAACCTGCCCCCACTACCTCTTTCTCGATGAGTCAGAGTACGACGCCCCCGGCTTTGAAGCGGCTAAGTATGTGATGACGCCGCCCCTGCGGGATCACGACTGCCAGCACGCCCTGTGGCGCGGGCTCCGGTTTGACGACTTGCAGCTGGTGGCCACCGACCACTGCCCCTTCTGCATGAACGAAAACCCACTGGGTATTCTCAAGTCAAAGCAGTTTGGTCGGGATAACTTCAACCGCATTCCCAACGGTGCCCCGGGGGTAGAACTGCGGCTGACGCTGCTCTACGACGGCGGGGTGAGAGCGGGGCGCATTAACCTCAACCGCTTTGTGCAGCTCACTGCCACCGCCCCGGCCAAGATGTTTGGCCTGTTTCCCCGCAAGGGCACGATCGCCGTCGGCAGCGACGCCGACCTGGTGCTGTTTGACCCTAACGAAACCCATACCCTCAGCGCCAGCACCCACCACTCGCTGGTGGATTACTCGCTGTTTGAGGGGCGCGAGGTGACGGGCAAGGTGAAGAAGGTCTTTTTGCGCGGCCAGTGCATTGTGGATGGGGATGAGTGGCTGGGGCGATCGGGCATGGGTGAATACCTGCCGCGCGGGGCATCGGGGCGGGTGCTGTAG
- a CDS encoding lipoate--protein ligase family protein gives MSRAWRLIPLLEAPGAVQMAIDAWLLDQHQHHGHPPTLRFYTWHPAAISLGASQRRQMPDHWQSLVWQGQRVELVQRPTGGRGVLHQGDLTYALVTSNTAGSRDQAYRYLCQFLIAGWAELGVPLKFGQPSQDYRRSHNCFALATSADLVDAQGIKAIGSAQLRRGAYLLQHGSIGLATNPDLWQQVFQTPAPPASQVHKAIDKGLTTATIEEFLTQAAQNWFNCQLVSQPLSEREWGEIYALLQKNEDKRTKNEDQLRLA, from the coding sequence GTGAGCCGGGCTTGGCGGCTGATTCCGCTGCTGGAGGCCCCCGGTGCGGTGCAGATGGCGATCGACGCCTGGCTGCTCGACCAGCATCAGCACCATGGGCACCCGCCAACTTTACGTTTCTACACCTGGCATCCGGCAGCAATTTCCCTAGGGGCCAGCCAGCGGCGGCAGATGCCAGACCACTGGCAAAGTTTGGTCTGGCAGGGGCAGCGGGTGGAGCTGGTGCAGCGGCCGACCGGCGGGCGCGGGGTGCTGCACCAGGGCGATTTGACCTACGCCCTGGTCACTTCCAATACTGCTGGCAGCCGCGATCAGGCCTATCGATATCTCTGCCAGTTCTTAATTGCAGGCTGGGCAGAGTTGGGCGTGCCCCTAAAATTTGGGCAACCGAGCCAGGATTATCGCCGTTCGCACAACTGCTTTGCCCTGGCCACCAGCGCTGACCTGGTTGATGCTCAGGGCATTAAAGCGATCGGCAGCGCCCAGCTACGGCGCGGTGCCTACCTGCTCCAGCACGGATCTATCGGACTCGCGACCAACCCCGATCTGTGGCAGCAGGTGTTTCAAACGCCAGCACCACCAGCGAGCCAGGTTCATAAAGCCATAGACAAAGGACTGACAACCGCCACAATCGAAGAATTTTTAACCCAGGCGGCCCAAAACTGGTTTAATTGCCAGCTTGTCTCCCAACCCCTGAGCGAACGAGAGTGGGGGGAGATTTACGCCCTATTGCAAAAAAACGAAGACAAAAGAACAAAGAATGAAGACCAGCTTCGCCTGGCTTGA
- a CDS encoding UPF0175 family protein — translation MSVVVPDEILTATRMTEAEMCQEIAVMLFQRDKLTLAQASRFAAMHRVAFQHLLASRHIPVHYDVEDFEQDIQTLREMGRL, via the coding sequence ATGAGCGTTGTTGTCCCTGACGAGATCTTAACTGCAACTCGCATGACTGAAGCTGAAATGTGCCAAGAGATCGCTGTCATGCTCTTTCAGCGTGACAAGCTTACCCTCGCTCAAGCCAGTCGATTTGCAGCAATGCACCGCGTCGCCTTTCAACACCTGCTTGCCAGTCGCCATATTCCAGTGCATTACGATGTAGAAGATTTTGAACAGGACATTCAAACTCTGCGAGAGATGGGTAGATTGTGA
- the lipA gene encoding lipoyl synthase, translating into MTSTTNSRQQLRAELERMPDWLRRPIGNASEISAVQRIVKERQIHTICEEGRCPNRGECYANRTATFLLMGAVCTRACSFCQVDKGHAPMALDPHEPEKVAESVRLLGLRYVVLTSVARDDLPDHGAGWFVTVMDRIRQENPGTEIEVLTPDFWGGTGRNASQADRIRTVVTAKPACYNHNLETVRRLQDPVRRGAKYDRSLRVLSLVKEFAPTIPTKSGLMVGHGETEAELIEAMQDLRRVECDRLTIGQYMRPSLDHRPVDRYWTPAEFQRLGEIAQELGFEHVRSGPLVRSSYHAGEAP; encoded by the coding sequence ATGACTTCTACAACCAATTCGCGTCAGCAGCTCAGGGCTGAGCTAGAGCGCATGCCCGACTGGCTGCGTCGCCCCATCGGCAACGCCAGCGAGATTTCGGCGGTGCAGCGCATTGTCAAAGAGCGGCAGATTCACACCATCTGCGAAGAGGGCCGCTGCCCCAACCGGGGCGAATGCTACGCCAACCGCACCGCCACCTTTTTGCTGATGGGGGCAGTGTGCACCCGCGCCTGCTCGTTTTGCCAGGTAGACAAGGGCCACGCCCCCATGGCCCTCGACCCCCACGAACCCGAGAAAGTAGCCGAATCGGTGCGGCTGCTGGGCCTGCGCTACGTGGTGCTGACCTCGGTAGCGCGGGACGACCTGCCCGATCACGGCGCGGGCTGGTTCGTCACCGTGATGGATAGAATTCGCCAGGAGAATCCGGGAACTGAGATCGAAGTGTTGACGCCAGACTTTTGGGGTGGCACCGGGCGGAATGCGAGCCAGGCCGATCGCATCCGTACCGTCGTGACCGCCAAACCCGCCTGCTACAACCACAACCTCGAAACCGTGCGCCGTCTGCAAGACCCGGTGCGACGCGGGGCCAAGTACGATCGCTCCTTGCGCGTCCTATCGCTAGTTAAAGAATTTGCCCCCACCATCCCCACCAAGTCGGGGCTGATGGTGGGCCACGGCGAAACCGAGGCTGAACTGATTGAGGCCATGCAAGATCTGCGGCGGGTGGAGTGCGATCGCCTCACCATCGGCCAGTATATGCGCCCCTCCCTCGATCACCGCCCGGTCGATCGCTACTGGACTCCGGCAGAATTTCAGCGGCTGGGAGAAATCGCCCAGGAACTGGGCTTTGAGCACGTACGCTCTGGCCCCCTGGTGCGCAGCTCCTACCACGCCGGGGAAGCGCCGTGA
- the folB gene encoding dihydroneopterin aldolase has product MDAIHLSNIRAYGYTGALPEENVLGQWFQADVTLYLDLAEATQSDRLADTHDYRTVIGGTQQIIRESKFALIERLAGAIAALAIASDSRLQRVTVKVTKLTPPIPDYTGQVAVEITRDRIQ; this is encoded by the coding sequence ATGGATGCCATTCACCTGAGCAATATTCGCGCCTACGGCTACACCGGGGCGCTGCCCGAAGAAAACGTGCTGGGCCAGTGGTTTCAGGCCGACGTTACACTGTACTTAGATCTAGCTGAGGCCACCCAGAGCGATCGCCTCGCCGACACCCACGACTACCGCACCGTGATTGGGGGCACCCAGCAGATTATTCGGGAGTCAAAGTTTGCGCTGATCGAGCGGCTGGCGGGGGCGATCGCCGCCCTAGCAATCGCCTCTGATTCACGTCTGCAGCGGGTGACGGTCAAAGTCACCAAACTCACCCCGCCCATCCCCGACTACACCGGCCAGGTGGCAGTAGAAATCACCCGCGATAGAATCCAGTAG
- a CDS encoding RNA polymerase sigma factor, RpoD/SigA family has translation MATTYNSDRDSSIAWADEPMDGFDTDLNRVAEKVSAADSQLTPDLTAWDEDREVLAKFSQSEAMSEMGLSGYSKTLTDDAVGAFFKEMARYPLLKPSEEIELARQVRFLSKVETASEKLQKELGRKPNRQELIEKLKVSEAEFTQKLHDGRTAKRRMIRSNLRLVVSIAKRYLNRGVPFLDLIQEGALGLNRATEKFDPDKGYKFSTYAYWWIRQGITRTIANDARTIRLPIHIVEKLNKLKKAHRDLRRDLQRNPSEQELADALDVTVDQLRSLQQVRRRSLSLNHRVGKGEDTELMELLEDSSTQTPESKISENMMRQEITSVLGEVLTEREKDIITLRYGLATGETHTLEEVGGIFNLSRERVRQIQTKAMRKLRRPQVAARLKGWLK, from the coding sequence ATGGCTACTACATATAACTCCGACAGAGACAGTTCTATTGCTTGGGCCGACGAACCCATGGATGGGTTCGACACCGATTTGAATCGGGTGGCAGAAAAGGTATCTGCCGCCGATAGCCAACTCACCCCTGACCTCACGGCCTGGGACGAAGATCGGGAGGTTCTGGCTAAATTTTCTCAGTCAGAGGCCATGTCGGAGATGGGGCTGTCGGGCTATAGCAAGACCCTAACCGACGATGCGGTCGGGGCCTTCTTTAAAGAGATGGCACGCTATCCCCTGCTGAAGCCTAGCGAAGAAATTGAGCTGGCCCGGCAGGTACGCTTCTTATCTAAGGTCGAAACCGCTAGCGAAAAACTTCAGAAAGAGTTGGGCCGCAAACCCAACCGACAAGAACTCATCGAGAAACTCAAGGTCAGCGAGGCAGAGTTCACCCAAAAGCTCCACGATGGCCGCACCGCTAAGCGGCGAATGATCCGATCTAATCTACGGCTGGTGGTGTCGATCGCCAAGCGCTATTTAAATCGGGGGGTGCCCTTTCTCGATCTCATTCAAGAGGGTGCCCTCGGCCTCAACCGAGCCACCGAAAAATTTGATCCCGACAAGGGTTATAAATTTTCGACCTACGCTTACTGGTGGATTCGTCAGGGCATTACGCGCACCATCGCTAACGATGCCCGCACCATTCGCCTGCCGATCCACATTGTGGAAAAGTTGAACAAGCTCAAGAAGGCTCACCGCGATCTGCGGCGCGACTTGCAGCGCAACCCCAGTGAGCAAGAGCTGGCCGACGCCCTTGATGTCACCGTCGATCAGCTGAGAAGTTTGCAGCAGGTGCGCAGGCGATCGCTCTCCCTCAACCACCGCGTTGGCAAAGGCGAAGACACCGAACTGATGGAGCTGCTCGAAGACAGCAGCACCCAAACGCCGGAGTCTAAAATTAGCGAAAACATGATGCGCCAGGAGATCACCAGCGTGCTGGGCGAGGTGCTCACCGAACGCGAAAAAGATATCATTACTCTGCGCTACGGGCTGGCCACGGGCGAAACCCACACCCTAGAAGAGGTGGGCGGCATTTTTAACCTCTCCCGAGAGCGGGTGCGCCAGATTCAGACCAAAGCCATGCGCAAGCTGCGGCGGCCCCAGGTGGCCGCCCGCCTCAAAGGTTGGCTCAAGTAG